Proteins encoded by one window of Mustela erminea isolate mMusErm1 chromosome 7, mMusErm1.Pri, whole genome shotgun sequence:
- the CNRIP1 gene encoding CB1 cannabinoid receptor-interacting protein 1 gives MGDLPGVVRLSIALRIQPNDGPVFFKVDGQRFGQNRTIKLLTGSSYKVEVKIKPTTLQVENISIGGVVVPLELKSKEPDGDRIVYTGTYDTEGVAPTKSGERQPIQITMPFTDIGTFETVWQVKFYNYHKRDHCQWGSPFSVIEYECKPNETRSLMWVNKESFL, from the exons ATGGGGGACCTGCCGGGTGTCGTGCGCCTCTCCATTGCGCTGCGCATCCAGCCCAACGACGGCCCGGTCTTCTTCAAGGTGGACGGTCAGCGCTTCGGCCAGAACCGCACCATCAAGCTGCTCACCGGCTCCTCCTACAAGGTGGAGGTGAAGATTAAGCCCACCACGCTGCAAGTCGA GAACATTTCCATTGGTGGTGTGGTTGTCCCACTGGAGCTGAAGTCTAAAGAGCCTGATGGGGACAGAATTGTTTATACGGGCACATATGACACAGAAGGTGTGGCCCCAACCAAGAGTGGAGAGCGACAACCCATCCAGATCACAATGCCG TTCACGGACATTGGGACCTTCGAGACGGTGTGGCAAGTCAAGTTCTACAATTACCACAAGCGAGATCACTGCCAATGGGGAAGCCCCTTCTCTGTCATTGAGTATGAATGCAAGCCCAATGAGACACGCAGCCTCATGTGGGTGAACAAGGAGTCCTTCCTCTGA